ttttcttctgcaagggctcttcctgactcagattgaacccacatcttcctcattgcaagcagattcttttatccctgggccatcagggaagcccctgtacacTGCTAGTGACAATCAAAAACGCTGCAGTCACGAGGAGGGGATTTTCAATATCTAGTAAAACTAGTATACAAATGCAGCTATTGTTTGACCAAGGTAATTGTGTTTCTAGTAATTAACCTTAAGATTTATTAATAGAATTAACCaactaaagaagaaagaaaaaatgaaaaggttcTTTGATAATAATGCAACCGTATCACAAGATCACATGTAGTTGGGATCCCAAAGTGAAATGAGAGAAAGACTGAAATCTGGCAGCTTAGGTAAAAATCAAAAATTTACATGTTCAAAACTCTTGAAAAACTTCATGGTATAAAAAACAAGGAACGCTACATCTAGATACATCACaatcaaaaattaacaaattgaaaatactCAATGCAGTTAaaggaggcagggaagagaaatacaaatgtccAAGTTAATAAAGACTCACGACTCTTCTATGAATTATTAAGCATGCATTTTTATATTGCCTCAGGTAATAGTTAAACATAATTCATGACTCAAATTTGAAACTTATAAAAACTCAGGGGATGAATACTGTATAACTTCAGTGTAATCCTTTTCATGACTAGCAAAACTTGAAAAATCATTGGTGCCTTCACATTACAACTATTTATATTCCTGTTGAAAATAGATTTCATATGAATTAAAATGAGCCTGTAGCAAGGCTAGATTAGGTAGAAAAGGCTTTTATATCAGAAAAAcctgagaaaagcaaaaatgaagagaAGTAGAAGAAAGAGTGGCAGATAGGCAACGGTCATAGAGATTTAGCCCACGTGGGAAGAGGGTGAGGCTGGTAGAGACAGCTCTGTCCCTGGAGTCCTGATGTGCTCCCCTCAAGGGCTCCACAAAGGAAGATAAACAACCCTACTCCTGACCGTCACATAACAGATCCCCTGTCTGTCTGATCCTATAATCTCAGCCAAAAGCTGGTGAGTGAATTCAATATCTGTTGAGTGGGTTGTTCCAGAATCAAGgaaggactgtgtgtgtgtgttacttgctctatcatgtccaactctgagaccccatggactagctcgcttggctcctctgtccatgaagttcttcaggcaagaatactggagtgggttgccattcccttctccgggagatcttcccaactcgtgGATTAAACACAggtcgcctgcaatgcagcagattctttaccatttgagccaccagggaagacccagatAAGGACTGGGCCAGTGTCATGTCCCAGACAGGCCAGCAGGGACAGGACTCTTGGAGACTATTGATATATGTGGACAAGGAATGGTAAAGACCAGAGGTGCAGATCTGATTGGTTATAGCAGATGTGGGGAATGGAATCTGGAAAGGGATGTTGAGAGCATGTAGGGGCTAGATGAAGGATCCTGAAGTGTGGTAAATAATGAGaaagaattcaataaaatgaCAAGTATCCTAATAATTAGAtgagagatgagaaaacagaaaacataattACATAGACTATAGTCTCCTCTTGGAAAACCATGAAAAGAGCCCTGAGAATGGCAGGAGACTGTGGTCACCTACCCTGTACCAGACATTTTAAGGAGCTTTGAGGAAACAGGGAATTTTGAAAGATATGAGAACTAGGAGCCAATTTTCCTCCCCAGAATGATAAATCAGGGTCACTAAGAGGAGGAGCTGGAGTCGAAGAAATAATGAGCATAAAATATACCTTAGCCACTGAGATAGATATTTTAAGATATCCCTTAAATATTCTCAGAAACCCCAAGAAGAGAGTATTCATTGTTTGGCTCCATTTCTCTTCATTCTGTGAAAGGTAGATCACCATGGCTGTCTTCTCAGAAGTATCATCCAGGTCCATTACACCTGGaacattttacaaaattcatCTGCTTACATATCcaccattctctcaaatcatctgtCTAAATAGGACTCAGTCACCTGGTATAATGCCTGAAATATAGTCACTGCTCAAAATGTACTTGTTGAATGATTAAGCTCATGGATGAAGAAAAGTGTTTAGTAGGAAGTAATTGATGAAATCATATATTCATTTCTATACACTGAAGAATATTCCACGTACCAACTACTGCAACCTCCTGCCCTCCAGcaataaattctttctttttccaatttcatttatttctaagtttAGCCCTTTAAAGTGGGAACATCAGGGGTGCCTCATCTCTGCCATGGAAACCCTGTCTATGTAACCCCTTAAAACTTTCATGACTCCCTTCACAAGTAAGCAAACTGTAGGTAGTGGAGTTAGAAGATCTAAATTCATTTCTATCAATTGTTGATTGTGAAATTTGACAGGTGATTCATAGTCTCTGAGTCTCACTTTTCTTAGGTGTGAAACAGAGATAACATCCACTTCCTAGACTGGATTTCTACTCCCTACATAAAGAATACATAACATTAACCTGCATACTACAATCCCTGGTATAAAacaatgcttaataaatatcagTGACTTTTTGTGGCTTTATTATATTTAGACCCATTCTACTTCTGGAATATGAATAATCTTTTAGAACCAGACTCTTCAGTCAAGTACTAATAAACTTTCACAGGTAATCCTTCTAAACTAGTATATTGTACACTACTTGCTCCAAAACATCTAATGGCTACTCCCCACGTTAAAGATGGAGTCTAAGTGTAAGTTGTGATCAAGGCCTTTAACAATCATGGATATCTGCCTGTTCAACCCCCTATGAAAATCTTAAGTGCCTGTTACTATGTGCTGGAAGTGTTCCAGGAGCTTCCTTTATTGCAGTAATCTATATATTTACCTTGTGTTGTGCTATCATATGTCTCACTTCTCATTCATAATTTATGATAAGCTCATCATTTCAAGGTCAAGTTCAAGTGTCAATATGTTAACAGGTTTATCAGACATGAAGACTGATTTCTTCCTTGTacttaaattttctctttgaaagagAAATACATATAATAGCATCTCTTTGTTTAGTTGGAGGTAAGTGTAGTTGGCTATCACTCAATGGCGCGCAGACCATATTCTTTCACCCTTGCCTATTTCCTATGATTTGCATGTTCAAAAAAGATGGAGAGTATGAGATAGGCCAAAAGCTCCTGGTATATTTGTCACAAAGTGTGtttgtatggtggtggtggtttagttgctaagtcgtgtctgactcttgagactccttggactgtagcctgctggactcctctgtccatggacttctccaggcaacgaTACTGGAGAGTGTTTGTATGATCCctcttaataaatatattaaagaatatatattttcctcGATCTCTGTGAATAGGAAGTGCAGTCCCATGTCATCTGCTCCAGGTATGACTGCTTCTAACCACAGCAGTGTTAGCCGCACATTCTTCCACTTGCTGGGCATCCCTGGCCTTGAGGACCAGCATGTGTGGATCTCCATCCCCTTCTTCATTTCCTATGTCATCGCCCTGCTTGGGAACAGCCTGCTCATCTTCATTATCTTCATGGAACGGAGCCTCCATGAACCCGTGTACCTCTTCCTCTGTATGCTGGCTGGAGCAGACCTTGTCCTCTCCACATGCGCAGTCCCTCAGGCCTTGGCCATTTTCTGGTTCAATATGAAGGAGATCTCCCTGGATCACTGCATCACTCAacttttcttcatccattccacCTTCATCTCTGAGTCGGGGATCTTGCTAATGATGGCATTTGACCGCTATATTGCCATATGCTACCCTCTGAGATACACCACTATTCTTACACACACACTAATTGGGAAAATCGGTACGATTGCCTTTCTGAGAAGTTATGGTACAATTTTCCCCataatatttcttttgaaaaggTTGACtttttgccaaagtaatgtcATTCCACACACCTATTGTGAACATATTGGCTTGGCCAAATATGCTTGTAATGACATTCGAGTGAATATCTGGTATGGGTTTTCTATCCTCATGTTAACAGTGGTCTTAGATGTcctattaatttttgtttcttacatTCTGATTCTCCATGCTGTCTTCCACATCCCTTCCCAAGATGCTCGTCACAAGGCTCTCAACACGTGTGGCTCCCATGTCTGTAtcatcattctcttttatgggCCTGGAATCTTCACAATCCTTACTCAGAGGTTTGGCCGCCACATTCCACCTCATATCCACATCTTGTTGGCTAATGTCTGCATGCTTGCTCCACCTATGCTGAACCCCATCATTTATGGGATCAAGACCAAGCAGATCTGGGAGCAGGTAGCCCATGTGttgtttacaaagcagaaataacttTAGCACAAGATGTGAGTTTTCAGAATCTCTAGCTATCTGTGAAGAAGTCTATGAAGTGGTGGGAGGGATCAGCTGAAACACTAGGAAATAGCTCAGTGAGTCCTGTCTGAGATCAAGTTCACTCCGAGATTGCAGAATTTAGTTTTCTGTTGTCAAAACAACCTGGCAGAGTGAAGCCATGTTTGACTAAGTAAGCGACCTCCTTCAAAGACCCTGGAACAGGACGGATTGATTTTCAGAAGTCATCTATAATTAATAACACTATAGTATAATCTTCAGAATTAGATGAAGTGAGAACAGTGCTCTAGCTTGGGATTTTGCTCAGCTACACCTAACTGAGTTTCTCCCGCTCTGAAACAAACCTCTTTTACATACaaacctctgtgcctcagtgtctctCATTCATAACATTCTTAGAATCAGTGATTCCAGGATTTTACAGTTATTCCTATTATATCATAATTTATATCCTATCGACATGCATGTCTATAATAAGAGGATGTAATTACAAATACGTGTGTTTCATATTTTGTAGAACAACTCTTGAGGAGACTGAGGAGGTTGAGAATGATCTGAGAAAAATAGCATATTGTGCATAGttctattttaatacatatttgacTAAAATCTATAGTTTTTGtagaaaatgttagaaaaaagaaaaacatgaaatgaaaCTCATGGACTCATAAACAGCCCTCAAgcaattttatcattaaaattttttctatagtTGTACATCTTTATCTGTATACTTATATATCTATGTCTGTCTCCATCTATATCTAAATCTATATCTTAATCTGTGTCTGTGCTTTATTTCCTTCTGAATCTATTTTTAGCTTTATCTATCCTTGTGCTCTAAGGAAATATTATGATACATGTATAGATGTATAGATTATGTATTATACTATATACATGGTGTATAACTTATCTTTTTTTCTAGCAGAACATTGCTGATACTGGGAACAAAAGCCAACAAACGCTTGACTTTTGGCCAAAATAATGTCATTCCACACTCCTGTTGTGAACATATTGGCTTGGCCAAGTATGCTTATAATGACGTTTGAGTGAACATCTGGTATGGGTTTTCAATCCTCATATTAACAGTGGTCTTTGATGTCCTATTAATTTCCAAGGTTTATGAATTTAT
This genomic window from Bubalus bubalis isolate 160015118507 breed Murrah chromosome 16, NDDB_SH_1, whole genome shotgun sequence contains:
- the LOC102413390 gene encoding olfactory receptor 52B4-like, which encodes MSSAPGMTASNHSSVSRTFFHLLGIPGLEDQHVWISIPFFISYVIALLGNSLLIFIIFMERSLHEPVYLFLCMLAGADLVLSTCAVPQALAIFWFNMKEISLDHCITQLFFIHSTFISESGILLMMAFDRYIAICYPLRYTTILTHTLIGKIGTIAFLRSYGTIFPIIFLLKRLTFCQSNVIPHTYCEHIGLAKYACNDIRVNIWYGFSILMLTVVLDVLLIFVSYILILHAVFHIPSQDARHKALNTCGSHVCIIILFYGPGIFTILTQRFGRHIPPHIHILLANVCMLAPPMLNPIIYGIKTKQIWEQVAHVLFTKQK